In the Actinomycetota bacterium genome, one interval contains:
- a CDS encoding UDP-N-acetylmuramate--L-alanine ligase produces MSVLAGRVHIVGVGGAGMSGIARVLLARGVSVSGSDAKESRRLTSLIPLGAQVYVGHSVEAMLQSGKPDVLVISTAIGQNNLEVKAAHDLGIPVVNRATALAELVSGSIGISVAGTHGKTTTTSMLTVILQNAGKDPSFVIGSEMNESGSNAHQGTGDLFVVEADESDGTFLTLPTTAAIVTNVEPDHLNYWKTFEALEQAFVDFVVSTAKYEGFAVVCGDDLGARKVGELASSRGARVITYGVNAENDAKVAILPSETAGAVFTITYQGQVYGPIQLAVPGEHNALNASAAFLTALELGCSAELAKTGLSEFTGTHRRFEFRGEVAGVRVFDDYAHHPTEINAVLKAARVVANGARVLVAFQAHHFYRTALFSKEFGQALGLADFVVVLEVFAPGETPIPGASGSVMASNVPLEDDAVVFEPSWSAVPSHLVNNARNGDLIITLGAGDIGMMCPQILDLLSRREQ; encoded by the coding sequence ATGAGCGTTTTAGCAGGTCGAGTTCACATAGTTGGCGTTGGCGGAGCTGGTATGAGTGGGATTGCCCGAGTACTCCTTGCGCGCGGAGTGAGCGTTAGTGGAAGCGATGCAAAGGAATCTCGCCGGTTGACTTCATTAATTCCACTAGGCGCGCAGGTTTATGTTGGTCATAGCGTCGAAGCAATGCTACAAAGTGGCAAACCAGATGTATTGGTAATTTCTACCGCAATCGGACAGAACAACCTAGAAGTTAAAGCTGCCCATGATTTAGGTATTCCAGTAGTGAATCGAGCAACCGCCCTAGCTGAACTGGTCAGTGGTTCAATCGGCATCAGTGTTGCTGGAACTCATGGCAAAACGACAACCACTTCAATGCTGACGGTAATTCTGCAGAATGCCGGCAAAGATCCATCATTTGTCATCGGCTCTGAAATGAATGAATCTGGTAGCAACGCACATCAAGGCACTGGCGATTTGTTTGTGGTCGAGGCAGATGAGAGCGACGGTACTTTTCTTACTCTGCCGACAACTGCAGCCATCGTCACCAATGTTGAACCCGACCACCTGAATTACTGGAAGACTTTTGAAGCTCTTGAACAAGCATTCGTAGACTTCGTTGTCAGTACCGCAAAGTACGAAGGATTTGCAGTTGTCTGTGGTGATGACCTAGGCGCGCGCAAAGTGGGTGAACTTGCAAGTTCAAGAGGGGCTCGAGTTATCACCTATGGCGTGAATGCCGAAAATGACGCAAAGGTTGCGATTTTGCCAAGCGAAACTGCAGGTGCAGTTTTCACTATTACTTATCAAGGACAGGTGTATGGTCCAATCCAACTTGCAGTACCCGGAGAGCACAATGCGTTAAATGCCTCGGCTGCTTTCTTGACAGCTCTAGAGTTGGGTTGTTCGGCTGAACTAGCAAAAACTGGACTATCAGAATTTACTGGAACACACAGACGGTTTGAGTTTCGTGGCGAAGTTGCTGGCGTACGTGTTTTTGATGATTACGCGCATCATCCCACTGAAATCAACGCAGTTCTGAAAGCTGCTCGGGTAGTTGCAAATGGCGCGCGAGTGCTGGTCGCTTTTCAAGCGCACCATTTCTACCGCACCGCACTTTTCTCAAAAGAATTTGGTCAAGCTCTGGGCCTTGCCGATTTTGTTGTAGTCCTAGAAGTATTTGCCCCAGGCGAAACTCCGATTCCAGGCGCATCAGGCAGCGTGATGGCAAGCAATGTGCCGCTAGAGGACGATGCAGTGGTGTTTGAACCTTCTTGGTCTGCCGTTCCGAGCCACTTAGTGAACAATGCCCGAAACGGAGACCTCATCATTACCTTAGGAGCTGGCGACATTGGCATGATGTGTCCACAGATCTTGGACTTATTGAGTAGGCGAGAACAATGA
- a CDS encoding laccase domain-containing protein — MIPHLFASRTYGSISVLVTNTFGGQSIAPYGQFNLADYVGDDSRSVAANQQQLRSLLEAKQLKILSATHGNQVQVVTDESKVLPGDGLVTNCADVGLVALAADCVPLALLDEHSGVIAVGHCGWQGLVNKLPMSLILEFERQGGRADTSVAVIGPAICASCYEVPAQRVDAVERVCPAAVRDQRHLAIAAGVRAELQSFGFSIDEIAACTFESNELYSFRRNRVTGRHALAAVRHGGDN; from the coding sequence GTGATTCCACACCTTTTCGCAAGTCGAACCTACGGTTCAATTTCAGTACTAGTCACCAACACCTTTGGTGGCCAAAGCATTGCTCCATATGGCCAGTTCAATCTTGCGGATTACGTTGGCGACGACAGTCGTTCGGTAGCAGCGAACCAGCAACAGTTGAGGTCATTGTTGGAAGCAAAACAGTTAAAGATCTTGTCCGCCACACACGGGAACCAAGTCCAGGTTGTTACCGATGAATCTAAAGTGCTACCGGGCGATGGCTTGGTAACCAACTGCGCCGATGTTGGCTTAGTGGCACTAGCAGCCGACTGCGTCCCCTTGGCGCTCTTGGACGAACATTCTGGAGTCATTGCTGTTGGTCATTGTGGCTGGCAAGGGCTTGTTAACAAGTTGCCAATGTCATTAATTCTCGAATTTGAACGACAAGGCGGCCGAGCTGATACTTCAGTGGCAGTTATTGGTCCGGCGATCTGTGCTTCTTGCTATGAGGTACCTGCGCAACGCGTTGACGCAGTGGAAAGAGTTTGTCCGGCGGCAGTTCGAGATCAAAGACATCTGGCAATTGCAGCTGGAGTACGAGCGGAACTCCAATCATTTGGCTTTTCAATAGACGAGATTGCGGCCTGCACATTTGAATCCAACGAACTCTATTCATTCCGTAGAAATCGAGTTACTGGACGGCATGCACTTGCTGCTGTCCGCCACGGAGGCGACAATTAG
- a CDS encoding cell division protein SepF, which translates to MASALRKVAEYLGLVDGDGYVAEETYQQVDHQTQADRPNLQAVTEQNAPVITASLPPIDPYRIVSIQPTTFNDARRIGEEFRSGSPVILNLSELEHADAIRLVDFSAGLVHGLQGTIEKVAKEVFLLSPANIDVSMAARAQLRDEPFFNQR; encoded by the coding sequence ATGGCAAGTGCATTGCGCAAAGTTGCAGAGTATTTAGGCCTAGTTGATGGCGATGGCTATGTAGCTGAAGAGACTTATCAGCAGGTAGATCACCAAACACAGGCGGATCGACCTAACCTGCAGGCAGTAACCGAACAGAATGCTCCAGTGATAACCGCTTCGCTACCCCCAATTGACCCTTACCGGATCGTCAGCATTCAGCCAACTACCTTCAACGATGCTCGTCGCATTGGCGAAGAATTCCGTTCAGGATCTCCAGTGATTCTTAACCTGAGTGAACTCGAGCACGCAGACGCAATTCGATTAGTCGACTTCTCTGCAGGCCTAGTTCATGGCCTACAGGGAACGATTGAAAAAGTTGCCAAGGAAGTGTTCTTGCTATCACCTGCAAACATCGATGTTTCAATGGCGGCACGGGCTCAACTACGCGACGAGCCGTTCTTTAATCAGCGCTAA
- the ftsZ gene encoding cell division protein FtsZ produces the protein MPAPQNYLAVIKVVGIGGGGVNAVNRMIEYGLKGVEFVAINTDAQHLLMSDADVKLDIGRDLTRGLGAGADPEVGRQAAEDHRQDIEDVLKGADMVFVAAGEGGGTGTGGAPIVAEIARSSGALTIGVVTRPFGFEGKTRAERASVGIEALRSEVDTLIVIPNDRLLEVSDSTISAVDAWRHADSVLFQGVSGITDVITTPGLINLDYADVRSIMKDAGSALMGVGEARGPERAIEAARLAIASPLLEASIEGARGVLIAVSGASDLGLFEINEAARMIQNAVHPDAQIIFGTAIDDTLGDMVKVTVIAAGFDGGEPPSYKGSSPYSRKVLAETPLAAAAAHAVAKEGETPVIPVASELQPTEVDVQRDTFDALFGDPESAEQEVVAEAEDDGLSVPDFLR, from the coding sequence ATGCCGGCACCACAGAATTATTTGGCCGTTATCAAAGTAGTTGGCATCGGCGGCGGCGGCGTCAATGCTGTTAATCGCATGATTGAGTACGGACTCAAAGGTGTTGAATTTGTCGCAATCAATACCGACGCGCAACATCTGCTAATGAGTGATGCTGATGTGAAACTCGATATTGGTCGTGATCTCACTCGTGGACTTGGTGCTGGCGCAGATCCTGAAGTCGGTCGACAAGCCGCTGAAGATCACCGACAGGACATTGAAGATGTGCTCAAAGGTGCAGACATGGTTTTCGTCGCTGCTGGGGAAGGTGGCGGAACGGGAACCGGTGGCGCACCAATTGTCGCAGAAATTGCGCGCAGTTCTGGAGCACTCACTATTGGCGTGGTAACACGTCCATTTGGATTTGAAGGCAAAACTCGTGCCGAGCGGGCTAGCGTCGGCATTGAGGCTTTGCGAAGTGAAGTCGATACGCTCATCGTCATTCCAAATGATCGACTACTTGAAGTTTCAGATAGCACCATCAGCGCAGTTGATGCCTGGCGTCATGCTGACTCGGTGCTATTTCAAGGTGTCAGCGGAATTACGGATGTAATTACCACCCCAGGCTTAATCAACTTGGATTATGCGGATGTGCGCAGCATCATGAAGGACGCAGGCTCTGCATTGATGGGCGTTGGAGAAGCGCGTGGACCGGAACGAGCTATCGAAGCTGCTCGCCTGGCCATTGCTAGCCCACTTTTGGAGGCAAGTATTGAGGGCGCGCGCGGTGTACTAATTGCGGTATCTGGCGCAAGCGACCTTGGTCTTTTCGAAATCAATGAAGCTGCTCGCATGATCCAAAATGCCGTTCATCCAGATGCCCAGATCATCTTCGGCACTGCCATCGATGACACCCTAGGTGACATGGTGAAGGTAACTGTGATTGCCGCCGGCTTTGATGGCGGCGAGCCACCTTCTTACAAGGGCTCATCACCTTACTCTCGAAAAGTTTTGGCCGAGACTCCGCTTGCCGCAGCAGCTGCCCACGCGGTAGCAAAAGAAGGTGAAACGCCAGTTATTCCAGTTGCCTCTGAATTGCAGCCAACTGAAGTGGATGTGCAAAGGGATACTTTTGATGCACTCTTCGGCGATCCAGAATCAGCTGAGCAAGAAGTTGTTGCTGAGGCTGAAGACGACGGTTTGTCAGTTCCTGATTTCTTGCGGTGA
- a CDS encoding DivIVA domain-containing protein: MALTPEEIHNKTFNVSTFKKGYDLDEVDDFLDEIEITVSALVREVADLQSATRGEIPASITAKIDELTSENETLSASLASAQAEVETLRAQNAQLAVASSEGDAAVSEELNNQLAATAQELANVQQALAALEAEKQSLENEKSELLSQVEKLTAHNEELSQGTAVANISGNDASTAAVRLLEIAQRTADETIASARVESDQVLGAASSEAERLLAETTSNIANITREFEEKQLSFDRKIEELRAYEREYRGRLRSYLEGQLRELEAKRLDIELESGPDQSHEG; the protein is encoded by the coding sequence ATGGCGCTGACTCCCGAAGAAATTCACAACAAAACCTTCAATGTCTCAACATTCAAAAAGGGCTACGACTTAGACGAGGTTGATGATTTCTTAGATGAAATCGAAATTACGGTTTCAGCGTTAGTTCGAGAAGTAGCTGACTTACAGTCAGCAACTCGTGGCGAAATTCCGGCATCAATCACAGCCAAGATTGATGAGTTAACTTCAGAGAATGAAACGCTCAGCGCTAGTCTTGCCAGCGCACAAGCAGAAGTAGAAACTTTACGCGCTCAAAATGCACAACTTGCAGTTGCAAGCAGCGAAGGTGATGCTGCTGTCTCAGAAGAACTGAACAATCAGCTAGCTGCTACCGCACAAGAGCTAGCAAATGTGCAGCAGGCACTCGCTGCTCTCGAAGCAGAGAAGCAGTCCTTAGAGAATGAGAAGTCCGAGTTACTTTCTCAGGTCGAGAAGTTAACTGCCCACAACGAGGAACTTTCTCAGGGCACCGCAGTTGCGAACATTTCCGGTAACGATGCAAGTACAGCCGCCGTTCGCCTTCTTGAGATTGCCCAGCGCACCGCTGACGAGACTATTGCGAGCGCTCGGGTGGAAAGCGATCAAGTTCTTGGTGCCGCATCATCAGAAGCCGAGCGTCTTCTGGCGGAGACCACGAGCAACATCGCCAACATCACTCGCGAATTTGAGGAAAAGCAACTCAGCTTCGATCGCAAGATTGAAGAGCTACGGGCTTATGAGCGCGAATATCGTGGTCGTCTGCGCAGTTACCTGGAAGGCCAGTTGCGCGAGCTTGAGGCTAAGCGTCTCGACATTGAACTCGAATCAGGTCCTGATCAGTCCCACGAAGGTTAA
- a CDS encoding FtsQ-type POTRA domain-containing protein, with product MSGTTIRQGQVVRKRRSRLPWLLWLVGILLIVIWWALYQSRWFLIEDIKVQGVKRLNQARVIQLADVQIGQPLISANPGKISRRLEKITQIKSVQVERGWPHSVLLKVTERSPVAVSVAKSGFNLIDDEGMLAGTTAKKPKRMRIIFAKPNSAAMKSAVQIALAIPQTWKVSKITAEYPNSVVATLTSGETIIFGSGEQARLKVRVARSLLLNKFTHINVSTPTNPTLRK from the coding sequence ATGAGCGGGACAACAATACGACAGGGACAAGTGGTTCGAAAACGCCGGTCAAGGCTACCTTGGTTGTTGTGGCTAGTTGGCATTCTGTTAATCGTTATCTGGTGGGCCCTATACCAGTCTCGCTGGTTCCTGATTGAAGACATCAAAGTTCAGGGTGTAAAACGCCTAAATCAAGCTCGGGTAATTCAACTCGCCGATGTACAAATAGGCCAGCCATTGATATCGGCTAATCCTGGCAAGATCTCCCGTCGACTTGAGAAAATCACGCAGATAAAGAGCGTTCAGGTGGAGCGGGGTTGGCCACACTCCGTTTTACTGAAAGTGACTGAGCGTTCACCAGTTGCCGTTTCAGTAGCCAAATCAGGGTTCAACTTGATTGACGATGAAGGAATGTTGGCTGGCACAACTGCTAAAAAACCGAAACGAATGCGGATTATTTTCGCAAAGCCAAACTCGGCTGCGATGAAGTCGGCAGTGCAGATTGCCCTAGCCATTCCACAAACTTGGAAGGTCAGCAAAATCACCGCTGAATATCCAAATAGCGTTGTGGCTACGCTGACATCTGGCGAGACGATTATTTTTGGATCAGGGGAGCAGGCCCGATTGAAAGTTCGGGTTGCCCGATCTTTATTGTTAAATAAATTCACCCACATAAATGTGAGCACCCCAACTAATCCAACGTTGCGCAAATAA
- a CDS encoding YggT family protein, with amino-acid sequence MSAVAGPVSFALGIYWYILVARLIFEWIPAFSPSWRPRGPLLVLATAVYSLTDPPVRLVRKIVPTVRIGSVSLDITFIILLLGINFLQWILGSR; translated from the coding sequence ATGTCCGCAGTTGCCGGCCCAGTTTCGTTTGCCCTGGGCATCTACTGGTACATCCTGGTGGCTCGGCTGATCTTTGAGTGGATTCCAGCTTTTTCTCCTTCTTGGCGCCCGCGTGGGCCACTTTTGGTACTCGCTACCGCGGTTTATTCGCTGACAGATCCACCAGTGCGTCTGGTTCGCAAGATTGTTCCAACGGTGCGGATTGGGTCGGTAAGTCTCGACATCACCTTCATAATTTTGCTACTCGGAATCAACTTCCTGCAATGGATTTTGGGTAGTCGCTAA
- the murG gene encoding undecaprenyldiphospho-muramoylpentapeptide beta-N-acetylglucosaminyltransferase, whose protein sequence is MKVVVAGGGTAGHIEPALNVADAIRQRHPQAQIVALGTVRGLETSLVPSRGYQLELIEAVPLPRKPDASLFALPRKLRTAIKQCRQVLAGADALIGFGGYVALPAYLAARGRVPIIVHEANARAGLANRVGAKFATAVVETVAGSLPGARRIGIPLRANLANFDRTHLREQARAHFNLTAQTPVLLVFGGSQGAVKLNTVLQTCQDQGLLTNVQVIHAVGVKNPLPEADSQTYHALAYIDRMDLAYAAADFVIARSGAMTVAELSTVGLPACYVPLPIGNGEQRLNAQPVVAAGGALCISDADFTAEYVAREILPILQHPDQLALMAKKTAELGNPDASAQIADLVDQVIAGSR, encoded by the coding sequence ATGAAAGTAGTTGTGGCTGGTGGCGGAACTGCTGGACACATAGAACCAGCATTAAACGTGGCCGATGCTATCCGACAAAGACATCCGCAGGCCCAGATTGTTGCACTTGGAACAGTTCGCGGTTTGGAAACATCTTTGGTGCCAAGTCGGGGTTACCAACTAGAACTAATTGAAGCTGTGCCCCTTCCGCGAAAACCCGATGCATCGCTATTTGCATTACCAAGGAAACTGAGAACAGCTATTAAACAATGTCGGCAAGTTTTGGCCGGGGCAGATGCCCTGATCGGATTTGGTGGATATGTGGCTCTTCCTGCTTACTTAGCAGCTCGGGGCAGAGTTCCAATCATTGTTCATGAGGCAAATGCTCGGGCTGGACTAGCTAATCGAGTCGGCGCAAAGTTTGCGACGGCAGTAGTGGAGACAGTTGCTGGCTCACTGCCAGGTGCTCGGCGAATTGGTATCCCACTAAGGGCAAATTTAGCTAATTTTGATCGGACACATTTGCGTGAGCAGGCGCGTGCACATTTCAATCTCACTGCGCAAACGCCAGTACTTCTAGTTTTTGGCGGCTCGCAAGGTGCGGTTAAGTTAAATACTGTGTTGCAGACTTGCCAAGACCAGGGACTTTTGACCAATGTGCAAGTGATCCACGCAGTAGGCGTAAAAAATCCGCTACCTGAGGCAGATTCCCAGACCTACCACGCACTCGCGTACATCGACCGGATGGACCTGGCTTACGCTGCCGCCGATTTTGTTATCGCCCGCTCTGGGGCAATGACAGTCGCTGAACTTTCAACAGTAGGCCTACCTGCTTGTTATGTGCCTTTACCGATTGGCAACGGTGAACAGCGGTTGAATGCTCAGCCGGTAGTAGCTGCCGGTGGAGCGCTCTGTATTTCAGATGCCGACTTCACTGCTGAATATGTAGCACGAGAAATTCTTCCGATACTGCAACACCCGGATCAATTAGCGCTAATGGCAAAAAAAACGGCTGAACTTGGGAATCCAGATGCCAGTGCGCAAATTGCTGATTTAGTTGATCAGGTAATTGCAGGTTCCCGATGA
- a CDS encoding YggS family pyridoxal phosphate-dependent enzyme encodes MTDRLTELATNWSEVTGQVLATCQQLGRDFSEVQIIAVTKTWPASDVDLLAEVGVQNIGENRDQEAATKKLEVSARDLTWHAIGQIQTNKVKSIAQWANVVHSVDRPELVSAFAKVFGNQNTELGVFIQVNLDPQTNDIRGGLRQQEVMALAEQVLEVPNLNLLGVMAVAPLNEDPEPAFAKLADISEDLVTQIPTAKFISAGMSADYEIALKYGATHLRLGSAILGHR; translated from the coding sequence GTGACTGACCGTTTAACAGAATTGGCCACAAACTGGTCTGAGGTAACTGGGCAGGTACTGGCCACGTGCCAACAACTTGGCCGGGACTTCTCCGAGGTGCAGATAATTGCAGTCACAAAAACTTGGCCGGCTAGCGATGTTGACCTGCTCGCAGAGGTCGGCGTTCAAAACATTGGGGAAAATCGCGATCAAGAAGCCGCTACCAAGAAACTTGAGGTATCGGCGAGGGACTTGACTTGGCATGCAATTGGCCAGATTCAGACGAATAAGGTCAAAAGTATTGCGCAATGGGCCAATGTGGTCCACAGCGTCGACCGTCCCGAACTCGTTTCGGCTTTTGCCAAAGTGTTTGGTAACCAGAACACTGAGCTCGGGGTGTTCATCCAAGTGAATCTGGACCCGCAAACAAATGATATTCGCGGGGGATTGCGTCAACAGGAAGTTATGGCGTTGGCTGAGCAGGTTCTTGAGGTGCCAAACTTAAATCTGCTTGGCGTTATGGCGGTAGCGCCATTGAATGAGGACCCCGAACCGGCTTTTGCTAAGTTGGCCGACATCTCAGAAGACCTTGTTACGCAAATACCGACTGCCAAATTCATCTCCGCGGGAATGAGTGCAGACTATGAAATCGCCCTGAAATATGGCGCGACACACCTACGGTTAGGCTCGGCAATACTCGGTCATCGTTGA
- a CDS encoding isoleucine--tRNA ligase: MTYREVPAKIDLPAMEREILAFWQQEQIFAKSLAKSAGGPTWVFYEGPPTANGKPGTHHVEARVFKDVFPRFRTMKGYHVPRKAGWDCHGLPVELAVEKELGFSGKQDIEKYGIAEFNARCRESVLTHVDEFEAMTERMGYWVDMNQAYWTMDADYVDSVWWSLKRIFEKGLLVQDHRVSPYCPRCGTGLSDHELAQGYEDVTDASVYVKFPITSGPLLERFPGISLLVWTTTPWTLVSNTAAAVNPKVSYEISRTSNGEVFIVAQQLRESVLGEDSIVLDTVLGADLEGTTYERPFDWVEFPETDAPIHSVLVADYVTTEDGTGIVHQSPAFGAEDMQICRRYGLPVVNPVEPNGEFNLQIPEVGGVFFKTADLKLVEILQTSGKLYRHLPYEHSYPHCWRCHTALIYYAQPSWYIKTTAIKDQLLEANEKTNWFPETIKNGRFGDWLNNNVDWALSRNRYWGTPLPIWRCDESHLTCVGGRTELAKLAGDQALAVDPHRPFVDEITFPCPECGLPANRVPEVIDCWFDSGAMPFAQYGYPKTNADIFEVAYPADFICEAIDQTRGWFYTLMAIGTLVFDQSAYQNVLCLGHILDEDGRKMSKHLGNVLEPIPLMDEHGADALRWFMAVSGSPWQARRVGHTTIAEVVRKTLLTYWNTVAFQSLYARSSNWDGTQLDFSNQSDLDKWAISEAYRLARDVDNSLEHFDTQKAGRLIAEYVDDLSNWYVRRSRRRFWDGDFAALSTLHRCLKIVTQVMAPFTPFITERVWQDLFVTNDETSVHLTLWPDWQGAQIDDDLRDQVALTRRIVELGRAARATSGVKTRQPLQRALVAATGWSDIPESLQEQIRDEVNVLALEELGESSELVEVTVKANFKSLGARFGKQTPEVAKAISEQPPAEFVAALRSDSAVILIGGQEQQISLDDVVITEAPREGWTVASADGESLALDLALTDDLIAQGIARDITRMIQDARKSAGFDISDRIQVTWNANSRNSLQALTSYGDKIAAEVLATTWKQGDTSGATLQDDELGVSFTLTKA; encoded by the coding sequence ATGACCTATCGCGAAGTCCCAGCCAAAATCGACCTTCCAGCGATGGAACGCGAAATTCTTGCGTTTTGGCAGCAGGAGCAAATTTTTGCAAAGTCACTTGCCAAAAGTGCAGGCGGACCGACTTGGGTTTTTTACGAAGGTCCCCCAACCGCAAATGGCAAGCCCGGAACTCATCATGTTGAAGCACGGGTTTTCAAAGATGTATTTCCCAGATTTCGGACAATGAAGGGTTATCACGTTCCACGAAAGGCAGGCTGGGATTGCCACGGGCTCCCTGTCGAACTAGCAGTTGAGAAGGAACTTGGCTTCTCCGGCAAGCAAGACATTGAAAAGTATGGGATAGCTGAATTTAATGCTCGCTGTCGCGAATCAGTGCTAACACACGTCGACGAATTCGAAGCCATGACTGAACGCATGGGCTATTGGGTAGACATGAACCAGGCGTACTGGACTATGGATGCCGATTATGTGGACAGTGTTTGGTGGAGTTTAAAGAGAATTTTTGAGAAGGGCTTACTTGTTCAAGATCACCGAGTTTCGCCCTATTGTCCACGATGTGGCACAGGACTGTCCGACCATGAACTTGCACAAGGATACGAAGATGTGACAGATGCCTCTGTCTACGTCAAATTTCCGATCACATCTGGTCCGTTGCTTGAGAGATTTCCCGGCATCTCGCTGCTTGTTTGGACAACGACACCATGGACATTAGTTTCGAATACTGCCGCAGCAGTAAATCCAAAGGTCAGCTACGAAATATCTCGCACCAGTAATGGTGAAGTTTTTATTGTTGCTCAGCAATTGCGCGAATCCGTGCTCGGTGAGGATTCCATCGTTTTGGACACTGTCCTCGGAGCAGATCTTGAGGGAACCACCTATGAGCGGCCGTTCGATTGGGTGGAATTTCCTGAGACAGATGCACCTATCCATAGTGTTTTAGTTGCGGATTATGTGACGACCGAGGATGGAACTGGAATTGTCCACCAATCCCCGGCATTCGGTGCTGAGGACATGCAGATTTGTCGACGCTATGGATTGCCCGTAGTTAATCCTGTAGAACCAAACGGTGAATTCAATCTACAGATACCGGAGGTTGGCGGAGTCTTTTTCAAAACAGCTGACTTAAAACTGGTAGAAATATTGCAGACTTCAGGCAAGTTGTACCGCCACCTACCTTACGAACATTCTTATCCGCATTGTTGGCGTTGTCACACCGCGTTGATTTATTACGCACAACCATCTTGGTACATCAAGACCACCGCGATCAAAGATCAGTTACTCGAAGCGAACGAAAAGACTAACTGGTTCCCTGAGACCATCAAGAATGGTCGTTTCGGTGACTGGTTAAACAACAATGTCGATTGGGCGTTATCCCGAAACCGCTATTGGGGAACGCCACTGCCAATCTGGCGCTGCGATGAATCACATCTAACCTGCGTTGGCGGCCGGACGGAATTAGCCAAGCTCGCAGGCGACCAAGCCTTAGCGGTAGACCCGCATCGCCCGTTTGTCGATGAGATTACCTTCCCTTGTCCCGAGTGCGGATTGCCCGCCAATCGGGTTCCTGAAGTGATTGATTGCTGGTTTGACTCTGGAGCCATGCCTTTTGCCCAATACGGTTACCCGAAAACGAATGCCGATATTTTTGAAGTCGCTTACCCCGCCGATTTCATTTGCGAAGCAATTGACCAGACTCGTGGTTGGTTTTACACATTGATGGCAATCGGTACCTTGGTTTTTGATCAGTCGGCATACCAGAATGTCTTGTGTCTCGGTCACATTCTTGATGAAGATGGCCGCAAAATGAGCAAGCATCTTGGCAATGTCCTTGAGCCAATTCCATTGATGGATGAGCATGGTGCGGACGCGTTGCGCTGGTTCATGGCCGTAAGTGGTTCACCCTGGCAAGCCCGTCGAGTTGGCCATACCACGATTGCTGAAGTTGTGAGAAAAACGTTACTGACCTACTGGAACACCGTAGCGTTTCAGAGTCTCTATGCACGAAGCAGTAACTGGGATGGCACGCAGTTAGATTTTTCAAACCAATCCGACCTTGATAAATGGGCTATCAGTGAGGCCTACCGACTAGCGCGCGATGTCGATAATTCGCTCGAACATTTTGATACGCAAAAAGCTGGTCGATTAATCGCCGAGTATGTAGATGACTTATCCAATTGGTACGTCCGCAGATCTCGACGGAGATTCTGGGATGGCGACTTTGCAGCGCTTAGTACTCTTCATCGCTGTCTAAAGATTGTGACACAAGTGATGGCGCCGTTCACTCCATTTATCACTGAGCGAGTTTGGCAAGATCTCTTTGTGACCAATGACGAAACATCAGTCCATTTGACTCTTTGGCCCGATTGGCAGGGTGCTCAGATTGATGATGACCTACGAGATCAGGTTGCGCTTACTCGCCGCATTGTTGAATTAGGGCGGGCGGCTCGAGCGACTTCAGGCGTTAAAACTCGTCAGCCTTTGCAACGAGCATTAGTTGCAGCCACCGGCTGGTCTGACATTCCGGAGAGCCTACAAGAGCAAATTCGTGATGAAGTAAATGTCCTCGCACTCGAAGAACTCGGTGAATCTAGCGAGTTAGTCGAAGTGACCGTAAAGGCAAACTTTAAATCGCTAGGCGCGCGATTCGGAAAGCAAACTCCTGAGGTCGCCAAAGCAATTTCTGAACAGCCTCCTGCCGAATTTGTCGCAGCGCTTCGATCAGACAGTGCAGTCATCTTAATCGGTGGGCAAGAACAGCAAATTTCCCTCGACGATGTCGTAATTACGGAAGCTCCTCGTGAAGGCTGGACAGTTGCTTCAGCCGATGGTGAATCTTTGGCTCTTGACCTAGCGTTAACCGACGACCTAATTGCGCAAGGAATTGCGCGGGACATTACGCGAATGATTCAAGATGCCCGGAAGTCGGCTGGCTTTGACATTTCAGATCGCATTCAAGTTACCTGGAACGCTAATTCGCGCAATTCACTTCAAGCCCTCACTAGTTATGGCGACAAGATTGCTGCGGAAGTGTTGGCTACCACATGGAAACAGGGTGACACCAGTGGTGCCACCCTGCAAGATGATGAATTAGGGGTTTCGTTTACCCTGACGAAAGCTTAA